TCTGTTGTGCAACGCCACCTAGTGATCTGTTTAAGTATCACCCCTCCACAATTACAATTTAAGGCACAGCATCACAAAgaaatttctatttttatacacgttatttattttagcaataAACGGTACTGTGACTTTTTAAGATATATTTGCGTCATTTTAACTGTGtatattcacatttttaaccCTTTACACATTAAAAGTTTTTCTAACAAAAATACTGTAAGTATTAACGATGAATTGAATTATGCATGATAAATTAATCTTGTAACAACCACTAACATGGTTCAACTTTAGTAGGACTACTGTAGATagcttttcaaaaatgtaatacattaaatgtaacatttctttttctgataaactgaaaaaaaactggagGTAATTGGGGTCACTGTGTAAAGCGGTGTCATTTTTAGAACAATCATTCTGAATTGGGGGAGtgctggccgagtggttagagcacagagcttcagtcccagaggttctgagttcaactcccacaagctgccattctgggtccctgagcaagacccttaacccccaattgcgccacacagtggcagcccactgctccccaaggggatgggttaagatgcagaagtgaatttctccattgtgagatcaataaagttcaattattattattaaatcttaaCAAGAGAATCTAATGCTGTTACTTAGTCAGCTCTCAAGTGATAAGATGTGAGGAGCTAGCCCCATACCGTTGAAATCGACACAACAGAAATATTCacttttcaagaaaataaactttaacaCATCAATGTTTCAGGGGCTGAGTTATCAAACTCCCTCTGATAAGTACACAGGAACTAACATGACAGGCATTATACATTATGCTCTTTTCTGATGGAAACAACAACTTTGCAAATCatataaatacacatatttattttatttttttattttataacacAGCATGTTCTTTTCTGTCATAAAAATGAAATTCACACCAATTACTAAGAAAAGTGCTCTGTATTACATAAAGCATTACAAGCTGGCAAACGTAATAATCGCTGAGCCTCACAGTCTTTTAAATTGCTCCAATATTAGCTTGCTGAAATGGGAAGGCCTTTACGggaattattttctttattaaggCACAATATTTACTGCGATattgtcaaataaaaatgttaacaatTGGAACCGAAAGTAGCACATGGAAGACAGCAGAACAATAGATTCTCTGGCTATCAAATCTATAATTTTCAGAACTTAAAGATATAAAGAAACATAGGCCAGTTTGACTGCATTTTGGTTATTTTCTGACATAGAGCATTTCTTCAGGTTTACTTCTTCCTgagatttaaaatattaacaagTTAAACAGTTTGTAAATTGCAGCATGGACCCTGGCTGGTGTGTACAAGATTCTTTAAGTACACAATATCCATAGTGTAGTAGTTGTTTTTCAGTACATTCTCCATCTCCACCCTCAGCTCTGGGTATCAAAACTGACCCACAGGTGTGTGGGCAATTTGCCGGCATTCCAGTCCTTCCAAAGCTGTAAATATCACTTCGACTTTTGGAACACAAATGACATCTGATTCTGTCACAAATCTCAGCAACCTTCTGAGACCCGCCTCATCTAATCCTCTAATGTACTGCTGTAGAAATCGGAGGGCTTGTTTGTCAGCTGGAGACACTGGATTTGCTTCAATCAGCTTTAGGACCTtcctgcaagttttttttttttgtcttcatacATGACctgcatatttgtttttgtggttATGACAGTCCTGAGGGGTATTGCGGCAACTGCAGACATGTTATTCAAGTAAATTTTCattatatagcgccaatccataacacgtcatctcaaagccctttacaaagtcaaattcaatcatatcttccagacagattggtctgGGTCAAGCGgttcgttccacttgacccagttgatatcttaacaattattccatatttttcctatttatttatcCCCAAAATTATGTTACCAGTATCACAACCTGCTAGGGAgctgaaacaaattaatttcactcTGGGAATGATACATATTAATCATATGATTGTTAAAGACGTTTGcactcatttcctccactgttgggtggtggatcagccaatcacgttgcaACCATCTTCTCTGCTTAAGACACTTTTAGGCTCTCTAAAAGTCCTCTTCACTACTAACATTTGAACACTTtagctctcttaaggcctaagatgtttgtgaataacttttacctaagtaaaaatcttaaaattcaGGAAATTAAAATTACTCCTAAAATGACATCACCAATActtacttttagtcttaggaatGTTTGTGAATACGGCGGgggtaaaggaaaaaaatacacaagatTTCAAAACTgtacaaactttatttttttaaaccactgaAATATTTACAAGACAACACAAACAGGAGAACAAATCGAAAAGTAGATTTAGgaactttagaaataaaatctgtgaAGGAGagcacctaaaaaaaaaaaaaactctttataaGGTTATAGTAAATTGTAAGAgattagtttagttttattcCAACTGAGTGCACAAAAGCAACTTTTGGTAATACTAGCAACGCTGTAACTAAGCTAAAACTACTATACaacaaaatcttaaaacaatgtttaaaagtCTTCATCAGAGTCTGAGTCCAAGTTGTAGGTCACAGGTTTTCGAGCACGTGAGGGTTTCTCTCGTGGTGCCACGGCAACAGGAGCTGCGTCCTCTTGGTCTGATATCTGGAAGCTATCATCTTCATTCCACTTCTTGGTTTtctacaaaaatataatttggtagtcaaataaataaaataaaaaaaggatttaaggCAAAAGATCCCCATTGACAACATTCATGGTACAAAACTAACCTTTCCGGCAACCTGTGGTTTAGCCTTGAGGCGCGACATGAGGTCGTCTGAGCTGCTGTCCGACTCGTCACTGACTGCCTGCTTCCGTTTCAAAGcaggttttgtcttttttgctgcAACGTTCCCTTCATCTTCTGAATCACTCGAGTCAAAGTTGAGAAGATTTTTGGCAGCAGTCTTGGAGGGAGGTTTGGGCTTGGAGAGAGCATCCACAATAGAAGGCTGTTTCTCACCTGGGAAAAAATGAATCAGGAAGTTTGAACATCACGTATTTAAATTTCATTTGCGTTTTTTTAGAACTTAAGTCAGCAGTAGCTGCCAAAATGTAGCTTCTAGTGTCGCACTGAAACTGAACTACATATTGGCTTTCGTTTCACATTGGAACGGTACTAACATAGCTTGAAGCTTTTATAACAgtgcactggattttagttaggGGTTTCAGAGTACAGGGGGCTGAACAGAAATGTACACCAAAcgtttttcagatttctatatAAAGAAAGTTTTTAAAGGGGAAgcccggtcaacaaggaaaaatcaggggatcattagctataactaaaactaatacgtttgtggttatttaatgaatttagtgttaatcaataagaaaaaaaaacaaaacataaattgtcatctggatcactgtgtatgggggcgacCGTTATTgaccaaatatgggcagtaatggccgcctgacatcacttcctgtgaCGTGGATAAGCGGAGAGCCGACGGCAGTTTGCCGCGCATTAGCAGCTGTAGGAGCTGTTGGACACAGCTGCGATcgacaattatttcggatttccagaggacttcgccattgaaattcgcgagagctgttgttgaagcaacaatgctcatgtgcatggcagttggatgtaacagtacatcgggtaaaagtggaaaaaaacatttttttcacttttccgATTCATCATCCACGATGGGCTGTTTTGCTGGATTACCTCTGTGAAGAGGGAGAATTTGCCATcgtgcttctggccagagagaaaacacgtcgtctgtagccaacatttagATAAAggatgtcttcaagatgacatgagagcgaggattttcgctaggtttttctttttttatgatgtagaaTTTGCGGTAATATTTGTGTACTGaccagagcggcggagggatacgacGAACCTGGAAAGAGTGCTCGCTGTTGTGAAGTCCACTTATTTTATacgactttggtcttattttttctaaagtcgatTGTCAATTTAATGAGTTGcggggttgcagttttttttgggcttgtttctgaaagtgaagttaaatgtttgggctctaaactaagtgacgctgaaatatccctccacctcatatcgcactgcagctcatcgtgacagcaggagcagagaaaactcagaaagagcTGATCtggccgtattttctgcagattacaattgcaataactgatgataactgctgaaagtaggtTAGGCGGtacagatcaccattttgagcagagattggttctaaagatgagtttcaTACTCATAACaatgcagaacccaacccataaatcgtactttaatgcttatttgttgtctttgtatgtctctaaaatgtaaaattagtattaatttaaatttaaatgcttaataccatgtttatctttgtttaagtggttaaaaaaattattttggcataaaaacatttatttacaaggggactggtagggcattgggacttgctcgaCAGCCGATACtgcagtgacgtcacaaacagggGAGGAGGCAGGACTGTTCTTAACCAAGATGGTGGCCCCCATAAAAataccttcaaatgaaaatgactcttaattaaaaaagcttatcatttattgaacagtatgtaatagttgtatatttaaaagtactttcagcagtttgaattctgattttgaccagacTACCCCTTTAATTGTTGTTAGAAatatgtgaatgtaatcattttctttttattaagttacaggcatttaGTCTGTTTTATGAGTTGGCTTGCAAGaatgttctattgttttaacttcacacagttaaaacaataactgaaCAGATGCTTCTCCCAGATGAGGAATGTCTTGCTGTGTATGTTAATCCTACACCTCTTTAGAGTACCAAACCCCATGTTGTAACCCCCTTGTCCCTTCTTTAAAGTTGATAATAAAGACAGTAGGAAAGAGCTGGCTCGGGGCAGATGAGCCAAGACTGTGATGGAACGGCTCTTCCGCTCCTGGTCCCTCTGCCCTCGTTCTGCAGaagagtctaaacttgtgtttgtgtggtttttGTTCTAGGATAATTAAGGGGTTATTTCTCATAACCCTATcaattgtattatttatgtCATGTCTTATTTTCATTCCACTTTACAACTATGTACTGCTTTGCCTTGGTTACCACATGAagtcacaataaaatacaaaggtTCTGTGGTTGTAAAGTAACATGTGACTCAGTTAAATGGGGGAATAATGCAAGGTGCTGTATAAACTCTTATAATGTCATCTTTGATGTTTGGGGACACATTCTGATACCTGTTGCCTTCTTGGAGGCAGCGGATTTCTTGGTTGGAGCAGCTTTTTTTGGTGCCGGCTCTTTGGGTTTAGATTGAGCGGGACGCTTGGCTGCAGGCGCTGGATCGTCGGATGAAGCTGTTTAAAAAGCAAATCAATATAAAATTCTTAATCTACACATTTTTAGCTCCACGCCAGACAAAAGTATCCGACACAAATACTTACTAGATGACTTGGTTTTGGGGTTTTTAACGGTTGTTGTCTTGCCCTTTATCATCTTCTTCCTAAACAGAAAAGACAGTTGTAGGTAAGATTACAGGGATCAAATGCTAAGCTCTAAaaacttttttgaaaatatttcccGCATTAGCAGTTTTGTCACACTTACGCTGGCTCTGGAGCTTTGGGAGGTGGGGCTAATGACTTGACGTCAATGTCCGAGACATCACTGGGCTCTGGGGCAAAGcttgcatcatcatcatcatcagtgaTAACAGCTTTCCTCTTTGGAGAGCTCTTCTTTCCGCTCTCATAAAATTCATCTTCACTGTCAGACATGCTGTACTTCACCGGAGCTTGAGTGTTAGATAACAGAGGGGGCATTTCAGAAATGTGTTAATTTACAGAAAGGATTTAAACAATAATTGTCACGGAGGAAACTGCAGCTTGAGCAACCAGCTGGAGAAAACTTGATAGTTAATGTATCTAGAAGCTACAAATGTTGATCTGCCTGGTGATTAACATCTACATGAGCTAAACTATCACTGATACATTTATCCAACATAGGCAACCATTGTCACGGATAGTGGTGATCACCATTAAGCAGATTCACCTTTAGTTTTGCGTACTATGCGCTCCCTGGGGGCAgccacctcctcttcctccatttCGCTTCCTGACAAGCCTTCAGATTCCTCATCTGACCACGGATTCTTCTTTGGCTTCTTGGCAACAGGTTTGAACTGAAGAGTCGTCTGTTTTCCAGTCTTTGAAGGAGCTGGGGagacattttctttaatatacatatatttaaaaaaaatttttttttgcaacacgGATTTAGTATTTAGGCAagaggaaaacattttagttgCATCGACAATTCCAGGACCAAACATACAAGTATTGCATAACTGCAGGGTTACGGGACGTGCCACAAACTCAAATTTAAGACCTTGATTTCAAAATAGGCCGATATATTCATTTTCTCccggttattttttttcctttcttggttactttctcttctctcACTGGGCAAatagtatggatggtcctccatttcgacagaaaacagcaagtagaatgatctacggtcaccgttgcttgttttatactcctccaccgagagcacgtcttcatatagaagacagatggGTTAAACACATAAGctaacaagtttgtccccttttggcTACTGTAATCAAACATGGCGACACGACTTGCCGTCTTCCATTGAGGGAATTCCCATTCCACGGGGTACTGAAAGTGTGAAGAGCATTGTGTGATGTAGCTTGATGGAGGGGCGGAGCCATTAACCAGGTACTGTAGTGTGGATCAAGCTAACAGTTGGTGTTAGCTTATTTTGACTGGGAGGTTTTCTCCTGGACGGGAACTTTACCGACTGTTAcattgctctcaaacatccagagatgcaaaataaacaagtaCCAGGCTTATAATACGGTGTTAATAGTCACAATTGCTCAAAATTGTAGTGCAGTCAGACTAAATCATATCATTATCAGCCAGAAAAGCTTCAACAGTGCATCTCTACtaataaatttgttttgtttttttactaaagGGGTTTTCTCACCTTTCTCTTTGGCCTCTGGTTTAGTTTTCTTAGCCAGCCGTGAACTCAGTCCCATTTCCTCAGCTGGTACCATGTTCTCTGCATCCTCATCGAATTCCATCTTCATTACTACATCTTCAGTCTTTTGAAAAGAGTAAAAATAGAAAGTTTGTTGTATTTCAACTAATGCTAGAatattggaataaaaaaaggaaaaaagaaaacaacatgttGAGGTATTCTAATACCAGATCAAAACAGATTTACCTTGACTTTTTTGCCTCTCTTGCCTTCTCCTTTCTTCAGGTCAGCCTTCCTGTTGGCTTCAGCTTTCATTGTGCTTGTGACGCGTGGAATCACGCGCCGGCCCTGCGGCGTGGGCAGAGTCTCCTGCTTCACTTTCTTAACTTTGCCTTTCCCCGCTCCTTTAACAGGAGCAGTggcttcctctttttcttttgcttcaaGGCGCTAAGCACACATAGAAAGCAGAGTCAGAGTTAAAGCCAAAACACTAAAAAAGCCAAACTTTCAACTTTTGAAAAAGCATTTACAAATTTACATGTAGAATACAGACAGAGACAATAATACCTCTAGTTCCTCTGAGAAAGCTGCAAGGTCCGCCCTCCACAGGTCAGCTGGGGCCTTTTTCTTCAGGGTATTCAGCTCTGTCAGCTATGTGGGATAAAATCAAAACTTAACTAaacaggtcttctggctcaaaaaagaatttatttttttaatgggaCTCCATAACACAGAAGATGAAACTTAAGTCACCTTATTATCCCTCTGTCTGCACAGCTCCTCTTTCTTCTCTTTGGTCAGGAACCACATCGGCATGCTGAGCAGGTAGTTGTAGTCAGGTCCACTGTTGTCCTCTTTTTCCGTTCCTTCCTCCTCTACATCTTCCAGCTCCTcctcattctaaaaaaaaaaaaaaaccaataaaaaacacCAGAGAGTCAAAGATAATGGAGCACTGGTTGACTGTCCCAATGTTTTGGCCAAGTGATTGATAAAAAGACCCACCTTTCCTTGAGCCTGTTTCCAAGCTTTAACTGGGTCTGAGTCGTAGCCCATCTGCTGTAGCATGCGGATCAGTTCCTTCTTCGGCTTGTTTTCTACAAGATAAATGGTTTTCATTCTTTTGAGGAAAGTCATTTAAGATAATTTATTAGAATgagtcaaaaacataaaaaaaaaaaatctaacttcaTACAACCTGGTAAAATTTTGAATTTAACTGTTTCACCTGACTATAAAAGATTATAGTCATGTATAAAAGTGCATTagtttttagtcatttttgttttcttgaaaaGTCAAATATATCTATCACCCTTCACATCTTTCATTCATATATTTACAGTGAGTCACTAAAGAGTAAGATTTTACATGTAGAAGCCCCCCTGGCAATTTTGAGATACAAGGTTTCTGTCTGCCAGCGGCGACGATGTTTGGGGCTTAAAACTAAAACTAGCTTCTTACCAATGACCAAGGTGCCCTGAATTTTCTCCAAGATGAAACGGGCCTGGTTTGAGAGCTTGGAACTTTCCGCCCCGAGCATGCCAACCAACCAGTCCTTTCTCAGAACATAGTATTTCATCCTCAGCTCAAAGAAGTCCTTAAAGATATCCTGGACAGACTCGTACTTTTTCAAGCTGCCCACCTGGTcaaacagaacctaaaatagGGAAAAATACACACTTACAACCCAAGATAGtccaatatacatttttaaatgaattatttGTGGCGTGTGTGCGACTGTGTTGCAGCCATTACCATAGAGTTGCAGGTGAGCGGGCTCTGCAGCTTGAAGACTTTATGGAGGCCAGCAGCCTCCACCTCCCTCAGCTTCTCTTCTGTCATCTTGATGACAAAGCGGACTGTGGTATCGGTGTGATACTCCTTGTAGTCAGTGATCAGAGGAGGAACTTTCTCCGTCCCATTCAACATCGGCTCCAGAACATTCTCCTTGTAGGACTAACACACGAGATAAAACGTTCATTAACACAAACTTCAAGTTCTGAGAACGATGCAGAGTAATAGCAACCTACTAATAAGTAATAGCATCTGGATTTTCTTTACCCGTTTAACCTTTTTCCACATTATAACAATACTACTTCAAACTTCAATAAATTCCAGGGTTTCTGCTACATGTAATTGATCGAGGCGCACCGATTTGttgtaaaaaatttaaaaaaatatcaaaataaaaatttgggaTGGTAAAGAGATGGTCAAGTTGATCAGAAACCACAGGTAAGTTGCTTCATTCCCAAATTATCACAAGTCACACAGAGGCAACATTTTCATTAGAACCTGCTTCAGatggaaatgtgttttgtttttaggaaGCTAAACAGACTACTCATCATGTGGGGTCTAGGTCTCCAATGATCCCAAAGCAGAGATAAATTAACGCCTTATTTTTCAGTATTTATCCCAACGTACATTGTTATTGCAACATTTACCCCCATTATTAGGAAAACTTGCAATATGCAATGTCAGGCAGCCCTAATTGCAACGCAGCGCGTCATACAACTCTAATCTAAACCATATTACATCTGGCTGAACGGTTAGCGTTGTTCTAGTTAAGGCTGGACCTTCCCCTCAATAGCAAACATTTTACAGCCTCTAACACATCTTACAGGATTGCCCTGCATTTAGCTTATGCAGTTGTGCTATACGCTTTCAATGTTGGTGACATGAGATGCGTAAAGTTTGGGATGTTGTTTAATTATCCAACGCTGCTTTAATCTTCTCCACAAACTGTTGAACAAATGTCCGAGACCTTCTCCGAACAACTGCAGTTATTCTGAGATTCAGTCACACACAGCTTGACTCTACTTAGTAGATGGGTGACAATTGATTACATCATTTAGCTTTTCACCACactttttagaataaaatgttCAGATATTTCCCCCATTTTCCCACTTATGCACCATTTTGGAAAGAACAGTCTTTCCAGAAGCTGCATCAATAACATCTCCCTTCAAAGAATGACCGGACTTAAAATGACTGACCTGGGTCCAGGTTTTGACCGGCAACTCAGAGATTTCAATGGTGGTGGAGTCAAGGATGGCCACCTCTCCACTGTTCATGTACTGGTTATCCATCACCTGTTCAATTGTCCCTCTGAAGTTCTTGTAATTTGGAAACTatgggagaaaaataaattcttaatCTTTTTGTCCCCAGGGTAGGACATTTCAGACACCTACTCCCTCTACTCACCATGGGCAAAGGCTCCTGGCCGTTGAGCATTCTGTCGAGGTTGCTGATGATCTCACGGATGTCATAGTTGGGAATCTTGCTGGCCCAGCCAGTCCCGATGCCCTCAGAGCCATTTACCAGCACCATGGGGATGATGGGAATGTACCACTCGGGCTCTACACGCAGGTTATCGTCATAGTTGTACTTGAGCAGGTTGTCGTCCACTGCTGGGAAAACGAGGCGAGCCAGGGGGCTAAAAGCATTAAAAGACCCACAGTTAGTGTTCCACTGTAAATCATGACCAGGAACATCTTCCCCTCCAAACTGGTAAAAGCATGTAAAAACCTGAGCATTGTAAAGATGTATCGAGGGCTGGCTGAGTCCTTGCCACCGTGCAACCTGGTTCCAAACTGTCCCAGGGGCTGCAGCAGGTTCATATTGTTGCTTCCCACAAAGTTCTGGGCTAAACCAACGATTGTCATCATCAGGGACACCTGGAAATTGTGAAGAGTCCCCATATAAATACCCTTTAGTTAGAGTCAGACGGGGAAAATAAACATCTTCGCTGACAGTTGGCCAAATTAATAACATAGTAGTAACaactgcaataataataataattgcaaAAACCATTATTCTTTAACCACAATAATATTTCATGGCAGACGTAATCTCTAAAGTGTCAACATTGTAATCTGACTGAACAGTTAGTTGATTTAGAGCGTCGCACCTCTCCATGGTGGTACGCTGACATCTCAGCCACTGAGCCAGCCAGCTGGGCAACCTTCACCTCCCGCTTATCATTCCTCTTAAAGCAGCAGTACAGCACCTTCCTCTGTCCTGGTTTCATACCTTTAAGGTGCAGCACACCAACATGTAAGGCCACCCAGACTTTAGTTCATTTTAAAAGCTCAGAAATAACTACTTACCATCCACCAAGCAGGGAATGGACCTCTCGTTGTCAGAGTTGGAGAAAAGCACAAGCTCCTTGTTGACAAAGTCATTGTAGGACAAGGACTTTGTTGACTGACCATACAGGTAATCCTGAAAACAAGGTAAACACCTGTAGTCACATTTCACTGAAGATAGCCGAGTTCCAGTGAGTTTATCAATCATTAGGACCTTACCTCTGGAAGATTGTGCTCCCTGCGCTGGCGCCTGTTGTTCATGAAGTTTGTGAGCCACTCTTTCCTCTCATCCACCTTCTTCTTGCTAAAGGCCTAATAAATATTGAGATCAACCATTAAGACACATTCTAGTGATGTTTCTGTCAGATGTAACTGGATGGGAAAATCTTACGAGGGTGATAGCTTCATCGTCTTCAGGGCCAGCGTACTTGAATGGGATACGGTGTCTCTGCATATCAGAGAAGTACTCCTTGGCTTCCTGTGATGTGCTAGTTCCCAAACCTGGACGGACACAAGAGAAGAACTTAAAGCAATGAGCTAAAGCGTCAGTCAAACGGTATTGTTGACATGAACTGCCCAGCTTACTTTGTCTGTGTTCTACTACCACACAGGGGTTTGTAACAAACCTTTGTAGTATTTGATTTTCCAAGATTTGTGGTTAGCCTGGCTCTCCTTCCATGCATCGAATTCAGGGATACTGTAGAAAGACAGCTGGGTTTTCTTGAAGGACGCctgaaggaaaggaaaggaaagcaaTTGTCACACTGCACCAACATCTTTTAATAGAGATAATTCTGGGAGGGAAAACTGGAGATAAAATTGAAGgaataaataagaaaacaaatgataaatagAGGCGTAACCTACACGTTTTTCAGTTGAGTGACTGAGATTTTGACACTAGGTGGCAGTGCCATCATAAATTTGGTTGTCCTGCTAGAAATCACTGCTCTATGTTATTGGTTATGTTGTAATCTAACTTAAATAAAATTGTGTGCAGGAGCTGTCAGttatttcacttaaaataattcaGGGATAAAGCgtttcggaaaatggatggatggataattcaGACTGGAAAAGTACATCTTGAGCCCCTTTACCTTAATGATGGGTGTGATGAACTCCTCCAGAAAGTTATGGCGAAGCAGCGACGGCCAGTTGTGATGGATGAAGTTGATCAGCAGGCCTTTGATGTGGGATCCGTCTTGATCCTGTCAGTTACATGAGTACAATCCAGTCACATAATAATATGTGGAAACAAAATGAAGCTTTAGAAATCTTATATAGGCCAGGGGGAAATCTTATATAGGCCAGGAGGAAACATGAGAAGACTTCTGTAAGAACATTTCATAGCTAGAAAATAATCAAGTCCTGTGTAAAGTGGAATCACCTGATCTGTCATGATCATGATCTTGCCGTAACGCAGACTCTTCAAGGATTCTGGGTCACTGTAGTTCTTCTTGTACTGGAGACCAAGGATCTTGATGATATTGTTGATTTCAGCATTTTCCATAATCTGGAGATGAAGACCACAAAAGTCACGGCCAGTTCCAGATGCTACGTATGAAACCAGTAATCGTGTTCATACTTTAAGAGCCGCCGACTTtcttaacaaaataaacagttaAGTCATCAGCCTAGGTCTGCAGCCACCGCTCGACTAAAAAgactgctgtggagctctaccTGTTTGTGAGAGGCCTCCCGAACATTGAGCATTTTTCCTCTGAGAGGGAACACGCCGTAGCGGTCCCTTCCGACCACTCCCAGCCCAGACACAGCAAGTGTCTTAGCTGAGTCTCCCTCAGTAAGGATCAGCGTGCAGCCGATGGAGTTTTTCCCACCTGCCAGAACATACGGTTAACCCTGGACATCTGCAtgctgtgggtttattttttttaaaacaaagaggaGGCGAGGAACATCTCACCTGCATCATTGGCATCGTCCAGTTTGGGCACTCCCTTGATTTTTGAGTGCTTCACCGCTGAGCACTTCTTGTTGAGCTGACACTGAGC
Above is a genomic segment from Fundulus heteroclitus isolate FHET01 chromosome 10, MU-UCD_Fhet_4.1, whole genome shotgun sequence containing:
- the top2a gene encoding DNA topoisomerase 2-alpha, with translation MAEPLKAFLENKPQEKAKKDPKRLSVEKIYQKKTQLEHILLRPDTYIGSVEPVSQQMWVYDEDIGLNCRDVTFVPGLYKIFDEILVNAADNKQRDKSMSCIRVNIDVENNTISVWNNGKGIPVVEHKVEKVYVPALIFGQLLTSSNYNDDQKKVTGGRNGYGAKLCNIFSKKFTVETACKESKKVFKQTWYDNMGRAGDTCIKPFEGEEYTCITFRPDLSKFKMSVLDKDTVALMTRRAYDIAGSTKGVKVFFNNKRLPVTGFRSYVDMYVKDKVDELGGALTVVHEVVNDRWEVCLTMSEKGFQQVSFVNSIATTKGGRHIDYVADQVVGKLIEVVKKKNKAGVAVKPFQVKNHMWLFVNCLIENPTFDSQTKENMTLQQKSFGSTCPLTDKFIKQATGCGIVESIMNWVKFKAQCQLNKKCSAVKHSKIKGVPKLDDANDAGGKNSIGCTLILTEGDSAKTLAVSGLGVVGRDRYGVFPLRGKMLNVREASHKQIMENAEINNIIKILGLQYKKNYSDPESLKSLRYGKIMIMTDQDQDGSHIKGLLINFIHHNWPSLLRHNFLEEFITPIIKASFKKTQLSFYSIPEFDAWKESQANHKSWKIKYYKGLGTSTSQEAKEYFSDMQRHRIPFKYAGPEDDEAITLAFSKKKVDERKEWLTNFMNNRRQRREHNLPEDYLYGQSTKSLSYNDFVNKELVLFSNSDNERSIPCLVDGMKPGQRKVLYCCFKRNDKREVKVAQLAGSVAEMSAYHHGEVSLMMTIVGLAQNFVGSNNMNLLQPLGQFGTRLHGGKDSASPRYIFTMLSPLARLVFPAVDDNLLKYNYDDNLRVEPEWYIPIIPMVLVNGSEGIGTGWASKIPNYDIREIISNLDRMLNGQEPLPMFPNYKNFRGTIEQVMDNQYMNSGEVAILDSTTIEISELPVKTWTQSYKENVLEPMLNGTEKVPPLITDYKEYHTDTTVRFVIKMTEEKLREVEAAGLHKVFKLQSPLTCNSMVLFDQVGSLKKYESVQDIFKDFFELRMKYYVLRKDWLVGMLGAESSKLSNQARFILEKIQGTLVIENKPKKELIRMLQQMGYDSDPVKAWKQAQGKNEEELEDVEEEGTEKEDNSGPDYNYLLSMPMWFLTKEKKEELCRQRDNKLTELNTLKKKAPADLWRADLAAFSEELERLEAKEKEEATAPVKGAGKGKVKKVKQETLPTPQGRRVIPRVTSTMKAEANRKADLKKGEGKRGKKVKTEDVVMKMEFDEDAENMVPAEEMGLSSRLAKKTKPEAKEKAPSKTGKQTTLQFKPVAKKPKKNPWSDEESEGLSGSEMEEEEVAAPRERIVRKTKAPVKYSMSDSEDEFYESGKKSSPKRKAVITDDDDDASFAPEPSDVSDIDVKSLAPPPKAPEPAKKMIKGKTTTVKNPKTKSSTSSDDPAPAAKRPAQSKPKEPAPKKAAPTKKSAASKKATGEKQPSIVDALSKPKPPSKTAAKNLLNFDSSDSEDEGNVAAKKTKPALKRKQAVSDESDSSSDDLMSRLKAKPQVAGKKTKKWNEDDSFQISDQEDAAPVAVAPREKPSRARKPVTYNLDSDSDEDF